The following are from one region of the Carassius auratus strain Wakin chromosome 13, ASM336829v1, whole genome shotgun sequence genome:
- the LOC113113128 gene encoding uncharacterized protein LOC113113128 — MRAELLKITKASVSLDFLNPLRQNMPTPSTLAPDVPRKQETCTSDHQYHLSAEDDESHQLDLSSTSSTQLQQISPMQEDPYSNHPCVQGNSEGASLPQSPVKRMLRLLSEMAENPDYSNAMSKMAKQLEKMQHNQTQLISAFYCFGKGMSVSKRAAALRRAARRPGPIIGCQPTAVARRTAKTGSRQRLTAGRPRKCSSGSEHDYSRYTGKRAVRVRHKLSESVAINYSHQA; from the exons ATGAGGGCTGAGCTGCTGAAAATAACAAAAG CCTCAGTTTCTCTTGACTTTCTAAACCCTTTACGGCAAAATATGCCAACGCCAAGCACATTAGCTCCAG acGTGCCTCGGAAACAAGAAACCTGCACTTCTGATCATCAGTATCATCTCAGTGCTGAAGATGATG AGTCACATCAGCTGGACCTGTCTTCGACCAGCTCTACACAACTGCAACAAATATCACCTATGCAAGAGGACCCCTACTCCAACCATCCCTGTGTTCAGGGTAACTCAGAGGGAG CATCTTTACCTCAGTCTCCTGTGAAACGGATGCTGAGACTGCTCAGTGAAATGGCTGAAAACCCAGACTACAGTAATGCCATGTCTAAAATGGCCAAGCAGCTTGAAAAGATGCAGCACAACCAGACCCAACTGATCTCGGCATTTTACTGCTTTGGTAAAGGGATGTCAGTATCAAAACGTGCAGCAGCGTTAAGACGAGCTGCTAGACGACCAGGTCCTATTATTGGCTGTCAGCCAACAGCAGTGGCCAGAAGAACAGCTAAGACTGGTTCTAGGCAGCGTTTGACAGCTGGACGCCCCAGAAAATGCAGTTCTGGTTCAGAGCATGACTACAGCAGATATACAGGGAAAAGGGCTGTCAGGGTTCGCCACAAATTGTCAGAATCCGTGGCAATTAATTACTCACATCAAGcataa